The Blautia luti nucleotide sequence TTTACCTTCTTTGATTGGTTTCATTTCCTGCATTTTTTCGCACCTCAATATTCTTATGTACTTTGTTAAAACTTCCTGATCTGTGTCTGTACAGACGTAGATCGGAATATTTTTCCGGTATCTGCCGGAATTACTGTATTACCGTACCACCATCCCTGTCAGGTTGTCAATACACTGAATTTTATTTAGCTTTGCTGATAAAATGTAAGCAATTAATCTTCTTTTGCCCATCCATAAGAATATTTTACCGCTTTGTTCCAGCCTTTGACCTTCTCATGTCTGGCTTCTTCTGTGATGGATGGGTAAAATTTCTGGTCAATAGACCAGTTCTGGCGTACTTCTTCTTTGCTGCTCCAGTATCCTACTGCCAGTCCTGCCAGATAGGCAGCACCCATGGCTGTTGTCTCTACACAGCATGGACGGTTGACCGGTGCATTGATAATATCTGCCTGGGTCTGCATCAGGAAATTGTTTGCGCTGGCACCGCCGTCCACTTTTAATGCTGCAAGATTGATTCCGGAATCTGCTTTCATGGCATTTAAGACATCATTTACCTGGTAGGCAATAGATTCCAGGGTTGCACGAATAATGTGGTATTTGTTTACACCACGGGTGATTCCTACGATCGTGCCTCTTGCATACTGATCCCAGTGAGGTGCTCCCAGTCCTGTAAAAGCAGGAACTACATAACATCCATGTGTATCAGATACTTTATTAGCCATGTATTCTGAATCCTCAGAGGAATCAATGACTTTCAGTTCATCTCTCAGCCACTGGATCGCCGCACCGGCAACAAAGATAGAACCTTCCAGCGCATAGGTTACTTTCCCATCAAGTCCCCATGCGATCGTAGTGACCAGGCCATTCTTTGAAAATACAGGCTTGTCTCCGGTGTTCATCAGCAGAAAACAGCCGGTACCATAGGTATTCTTTGCCTCCCCTGCGCCAAAGCAGGTCTGTCCAAATAATGCAGCCTGCTGGTCTCCTGCTGCACCTGCAATAGGAATTGCTCCGCCAAAGACAGCCGGATCGGATTTTCCATAGACGCAGCTGGATGGCATTGGTTTCGGAAGCATGGATTTCGGTATGCCCAGTTCATCAAGGATTTCCTGATCCCACCGCAGAGTATTAATGTTAAACAGCATGGTCCTGGAAGCGTTGGAATAATCTGTGACATGAACCTTTCCTTTGGTTAATTTCCAGATCAGCCAGGTTTCTACGGTTCCGAACAGAAGCTGGCCGTTCTCTGCTTTTTCTCTGGTACCTTCTACGTGATCCAGGATCCATTTGATCTTAGTTGCAGAGAAATAGGCGTCGATCACAAGACCTGTTTTCTCACGGAATTTCTCAGTGAGGCCTTTGGCTTTCAGCGAATCGCAGTATTCGGAAGTTCTGCGGCACTGCCAGACAATGGCATGATAAACAGGTTCTCCTGTATTCTTGTCCCATACGATAGCAGTTTCACGCTGGTTGGTGATCCCGATGGCTGCAATCTGGGAAGCATCCGCTCCGATCTTGGTCATTGACTCTACTGCTACCCCCAGCATACTTGCCCATATTTCATCTGCATCGTGTTCTACCCAGCCTGGTTTCGGGAAATACTGGGTAAATTCCCTCTGCGCCACACTGCAGCGTTTTCCTTTTTCATTGAATAAAATGCATCGGTTGCTGGTTGTTCCCGCATCCAGTGCCATGATATATTTTCCCATAAAAAGCCCCTCCTTAGTTATACTGTCTCATATTTTTTATTAGTTTAACCATACCACAAACATCCACAGGTTGCTATTCTTTTTTGTTCATGTTATGATTCATTCATATTATAACAGAAAGATGAAATACTACCTTGAAGAAAAAAGAACTTATTTTTATAGGCGGGATCCTTGTTCTTGCGCTTGTGTTGTGGGGCGGGATGACTTTCATGAACAGGGGCAGCCATGGATCTGTCCGTATTACTGTGGACGGAGAAGAATATGGAACCTATTCTCTGGCCAAAGATCAGATCATCCAGATCAATGATACAAATATCTGTGAGATTAAGGATGGAAAAGCACGCATGATCTCGGCCACCTGCCCGGATCACCTTTGTATGAAACAGAAAGCAATCGATGAAAACGGGGGAACTATTGTCTGCCTGCCGAATAAAGTTGTTATTGAAGGAGAAAAAGCAGCAGATTCTGATGATTCTTCTCCTTCTATTGATGCCGTAACCTGAAAAAGAAGGTCTGTACAGGACCTTCTTTTTGGGTATCGGAGCATATTTTATATGATGATGCAGACCAGTCCCCCTTTGCTGTCATTTACGATCTTCTGCATGGTATCCTGCAGTTTCACCTGGCTTTCTTCACTGATGGCTGCGATTTTGGTGCGGATACCGTCTTCTACCAGCTGTTCGATGGATTTTCCGAAAATATTGGTTTCCCAGATGCTTTCCCCTCTCTGGCTGCTCTCATCAATATATTCAATCAGATCTTTTGCCTGTTGTTCCGTTCCTACGATGGGAGCAATTTCAGTTTCTATATTTGTTTTGATCATATGGATAGACGGACTTTTGGAACGGATCTTTACTCCGAATTTATTTCCCTGCCGGATCACTTCCGGGGAGGCAATCTCGATCTCTTTGAGTTCCGGTACAACTACGCCGTATCCGGTTCCCCGGACAGCTTCCAGGGCTGCCTGTACTTTTACATATTCTTCTTTCATCTGCACCAGTTCCCGCATGGTATGTATCAGTGCATATTCACTGTCCATGGCAACTCCGCTTAATTCACTGAGCATTTTGTAATAATATTCATCTTTTATCCGGACACGGATACGGACAGTTCCATCAGAAAGCCCCCGGTCTTCTAAAACGATATCCTGCACATAGGGATTATCCATCTGCATATTCTGTGCTGTAATATCCCGGATCTGTCTGGCTGTTTTCATTTTTTCTCTGATTCCTGAAATCAGCTGCTGTTTTATCTCATGATCCATGGGCAGCATCTCCACCCATTTGGGAATAAAGAACTGGATCTGTCCTACAGGAAATTCATAGAGGACCTTTTCCAGAATCCGTGTGATGTCTTCTTTTCTCAGCTGATCACAGTTTACAGTGAGCGCCGTTACCTGGAATTTCTCCTGGATCTCGGCGGCTGTATTCAGAGCTTCTTCCCTGTAGGGCATCTGGGAATTGACAAGCACCAGAAACGGTTTTTGCTGATTTTTCAACTCCTGTATGGTCTTTTCTTCTGCTTCCCTGAAATTCTCTCTGGGCAGTTCTCCGAAGCTTCCATCTGTAGTGATCACAAGACCGATGGTGGAATGTTCCCGGATCACTTTCTGTGTTCCTATTTTTGCAGCTTCCGGAAATGGCACTGCCTTTTCTGACCAGGGGGTTTTTACCAACCGTTCTTTTCCGTCTTCCAGATTCCCGGCTGCATCTTTTACCAGAAATCCGACACAATCGATCAGACGGACATTCACTTTCTGTTCGCCATCTAATGTGATCCCCACAGCTTCTTTTGGAATAAATTTAGGTTCTACTGTTGTGATCAGTTTCCCGGAACCACTCAATGGAAGCTGGTCTCTGATTTCATCCTGCTGTTTCTCCGACATTTGTGCGAGAGCTGTAAGCTCCATAAACCTTCGTATAAACGTGGATTTTCCTGTCCTTACCGGTCCTACCACACCTATGTATATATCCCCGCCTGTGCGGGCCTGGATATCATGGTATACCTGAAAATTTTCCATATAACAGCCCCCTTGCATATTTACATACAATCTACATGTATTGTTATAAAATATGCAGGGGAATATCAGAATATTCGATCACGGTAAAATTTTTCGGAGTCCGTCTGGTAATCCTTCCGGAGGAATTTGATAACATAAAAACAGGCCTTATAATGTAAATATACACCATAAGACCTGTTCACTATTTATCGTTTGAACATATTTTAACTGTTAATATAACAGATATTTTTAATAAGACTCGTTGTGAAGCAGATGATGCTCTTTGCCTTTCA carries:
- the glpK gene encoding glycerol kinase GlpK, with the protein product MGKYIMALDAGTTSNRCILFNEKGKRCSVAQREFTQYFPKPGWVEHDADEIWASMLGVAVESMTKIGADASQIAAIGITNQRETAIVWDKNTGEPVYHAIVWQCRRTSEYCDSLKAKGLTEKFREKTGLVIDAYFSATKIKWILDHVEGTREKAENGQLLFGTVETWLIWKLTKGKVHVTDYSNASRTMLFNINTLRWDQEILDELGIPKSMLPKPMPSSCVYGKSDPAVFGGAIPIAGAAGDQQAALFGQTCFGAGEAKNTYGTGCFLLMNTGDKPVFSKNGLVTTIAWGLDGKVTYALEGSIFVAGAAIQWLRDELKVIDSSEDSEYMANKVSDTHGCYVVPAFTGLGAPHWDQYARGTIVGITRGVNKYHIIRATLESIAYQVNDVLNAMKADSGINLAALKVDGGASANNFLMQTQADIINAPVNRPCCVETTAMGAAYLAGLAVGYWSSKEEVRQNWSIDQKFYPSITEEARHEKVKGWNKAVKYSYGWAKED
- a CDS encoding NusG domain II-containing protein, with the translated sequence MKKKELIFIGGILVLALVLWGGMTFMNRGSHGSVRITVDGEEYGTYSLAKDQIIQINDTNICEIKDGKARMISATCPDHLCMKQKAIDENGGTIVCLPNKVVIEGEKAADSDDSSPSIDAVT
- the spoIVA gene encoding stage IV sporulation protein A; its protein translation is MENFQVYHDIQARTGGDIYIGVVGPVRTGKSTFIRRFMELTALAQMSEKQQDEIRDQLPLSGSGKLITTVEPKFIPKEAVGITLDGEQKVNVRLIDCVGFLVKDAAGNLEDGKERLVKTPWSEKAVPFPEAAKIGTQKVIREHSTIGLVITTDGSFGELPRENFREAEEKTIQELKNQQKPFLVLVNSQMPYREEALNTAAEIQEKFQVTALTVNCDQLRKEDITRILEKVLYEFPVGQIQFFIPKWVEMLPMDHEIKQQLISGIREKMKTARQIRDITAQNMQMDNPYVQDIVLEDRGLSDGTVRIRVRIKDEYYYKMLSELSGVAMDSEYALIHTMRELVQMKEEYVKVQAALEAVRGTGYGVVVPELKEIEIASPEVIRQGNKFGVKIRSKSPSIHMIKTNIETEIAPIVGTEQQAKDLIEYIDESSQRGESIWETNIFGKSIEQLVEDGIRTKIAAISEESQVKLQDTMQKIVNDSKGGLVCIII